TGGTTGGCATGTGATGAATGAACGTGAATGGAGAGCTTTGATTCATGGAGATGAGTCTGCATCTCGTGCGATATCAAAAGCTTCGTATGGAGGCAATGAAAGTGGATTTTCTGCTTTGTTTAATGGAGGGGGGTTTAATGATGAAGACGGCTGTAGATATGATCATATGCAAAAATTGGGCTTTTATTGGTTGCCTAAAGAGCGGACGGATATAGCGGCAGGATATGTTCTTTTAGAGAAAAATCGGTATGATTATTCTGGCTTTCGTAAGAACTATGGTCAATCCATTCGCTGTGTAAAGGATTATTTGTCGAAATCTAGGTGAGCTAGATTTCTTCCTTTAAAAATTTTAAACAAAAAACAGGGCTTTGGGGAAAAGCGTGCTAAGTGAGCGTCGCGACAATACGCTTGCGTTTTGGCATGACCGAACGACGCCGCGGACGCCGTAGGCGTCAAAAGTCCCATGGAAGTTATTTATGTCAAAGAAGAACAACAAGAAGAATAAGAAAAAGTCCATTCTTCCTTGCGTGCCAGATGGTGCTAATTCCACTCTTTCTTTTTTAGTGCTTTCAAATAATTTTGTTTCAAATCACGCTTGTTGCCAAAGAATGTCATTTCGGATTTTGAAAAAAGGCTGTTTTCAAGCTTTAGGCTTACAAGTTCCATTGTACAAATAAAGTCTGCAACTTGGAACAACTTGTAATCGGTTGGCATCACCTTTCGGAAAATCGGATTTGGCAAGAGTGCGTTAAATACAGATGACAAAAGCCTGCTTACTTCGACCTGTCCATTATCATAGTAAATCTTGACATCGTCAAAAGTAAGAAATTCATCGTAATGTGCCCTTATAAACGAAGATATTAGCTTCGAAAGTTTGCCTGTCGCTTCTACAGAATCTTCGATGTGCTTCTTTTCGATGTGGAAACATTTGTATTGAACGTCAATTGAACGGATAAAGGCCATCATCTTGTTGAATATGCGCCGCCGGTCAACAATATCCATATCTTTATAGATTTCTTCTTTGCGGATAATCGGACCGGTGTGAATGCATAGATTGTTAAGTCCCAAGTAGGATAATTCCGTATCTAGGCGATTGATTTTTTCTTGAATATCGACATCTTGACGATGGAACACCATCGTTATTATGTAATACGGGGAATGATAGCTATAGTCACCAAAGTCTCCCGATTCATCAATAAATACACTTAGTTCCTTCAAGATGTATTTCTCCACAAAAAAAGCGAGGAACTTCCTCGCCAGTAGATGGACCTGGGTCTTTCGACCAGCCCAAGAAGAATATACATAATTTTCTGAGGAAAGTCAATAGGTGAATGAACAAAAAAGCACTATTTTGCATCTGCGTTAGGGATAGTGACCCCTTGGGGCGGCGCTGTGGCGCCGTTGCAAGAGCGGCGCGGGCGCGCCGAAGGTGCGACCGGGGGGCCTTGCAATATAGCCCGACCCACACGATAGGGTGGGGAACGCCCAAAAGAAGACGATGGAACCGAATACAATGGTTACTCTCGCTACCGTGAGCCAGAAAGCGACTCAGCGTAAGCGAGTCGTGCTGGCGAGAGAACAACCAAAGGTTGTTCGGTCATTATAGGGGTGCTGCAGCCGCTCTCGGCATTGCGGCAATGGGCTCCGCCCTTGGTTGCGGAACGGCTGGTATGTCCGCCATCACCATGTGGAAGAAGGCTTATGCCCAGGGCAAGTCCGCCCTCTTCACACTCCTGGTGTTCGTGGGTGCCCCGATTTCCCAGACGATTTATGGCATGTTGCTCATGAACTTCATCTTGAGCAAGGCTGCTGAAAGCGGCTTTACCAACTGGGGCGGCTGCCTCGGCGCCGGTATCTTCGGCGGGCTTGGCATGATGGCTTCTGCTTGGTACCAGGGCAAGTCTGCCGCTGTGGCTTGCGATGCTCTCGGTGAAACCGGCAAGGGCATGGTGAACTACCTGATGGTGCTCGGTATCGTGGAAACCGTGGCCCTGTTCGTTCTCGTGTTCTCCATGATGGTGCTTTAATCCAGCGAGGTAACACGTATGGATCAAGCTCAACTTTTAACGCTCGCGAAACTCGGCGCGGTGGCGGCCCTGGGCCTTGCCGCGGTGGGTTCTGCGCTGGGCTGCGGGACTGCCGGCATGGCGGCCATCGGGGCCTGGAAGAAGGCGTATCTCAAGGGTAAGAACGCGCTGTTTACGCTGCTCATCTTCGTGGGCGCGCCGATTGCGCAGACAATCTACGGCATGTTGCTGATGATGTACATCCTGAACAAGTCCCAGGCGGCTCCGGCCAACTGGGCTGCATACTTGGGTGTGGGCATCTTCGGTGGCATCGGCATGATGGCATCTGCCTGGTACGTGGGCAAGTCCGCTGCGGACGCCTGCAACGCCCTCGGCGAAACCGGCAAGGGCCTCGTGAACTACCTGATGGTGCTTGGCGTCGGCGAAACCGTCGCACTGTTCGTCATGGTGTTCTCGATGATGCTCGTGTCGTAGCGCAAAGTGTCATCCTGAGCGAAGTTTCCTAAGGTCGGTGAGCCTGTCGAACCGCCGAAGGAAACGAAGTCGAAGGAGCTCATAGCAGAATAATTGCAAAAAGCCCCCTGTCACGATGAGTGGCGGGGTGTTTTTTATTTGAACTTTGCTCTTGCATAACAAAAATGCGTCGGCGAATTTCGCCGGCGCATATAGACATTTTTCTATTTGAGTTTAGCCTTCGACCTTCGGAAGCTGGGCGAGGCTCTTGGCGATGTCTTCATCCGTCGGGATGTAGTCGCTCATTTCGCCGTCGTTGAACTTCTGGTAAGCAACCATGTCGAAGTAACCCGTACCGGTGAGGCCGAACACGATGTTCTTGGCCTGGCCGGATTCCTTGCACTTGAGGGCTTCGTCGATGGTAGCGCGGATAGCGTGGCTGGATTCCGGAGCCGGGAGGATACCTTCGGTCTGGGCGAAGAGCTTGGCGGCT
The genomic region above belongs to uncultured Fibrobacter sp. and contains:
- a CDS encoding DUF3800 domain-containing protein; its protein translation is MKELSVFIDESGDFGDYSYHSPYYIITMVFHRQDVDIQEKINRLDTELSYLGLNNLCIHTGPIIRKEEIYKDMDIVDRRRIFNKMMAFIRSIDVQYKCFHIEKKHIEDSVEATGKLSKLISSFIRAHYDEFLTFDDVKIYYDNGQVEVSRLLSSVFNALLPNPIFRKVMPTDYKLFQVADFICTMELVSLKLENSLFSKSEMTFFGNKRDLKQNYLKALKKKEWN
- a CDS encoding V-type ATP synthase subunit K (produces ATP from ADP in the presence of a proton gradient across the membrane; the K subunit is a nonenzymatic component which binds the dimeric form by interacting with the G and E subunits); amino-acid sequence: MFGHYRGAAAALGIAAMGSALGCGTAGMSAITMWKKAYAQGKSALFTLLVFVGAPISQTIYGMLLMNFILSKAAESGFTNWGGCLGAGIFGGLGMMASAWYQGKSAAVACDALGETGKGMVNYLMVLGIVETVALFVLVFSMMVL
- a CDS encoding V-type ATP synthase subunit K (produces ATP from ADP in the presence of a proton gradient across the membrane; the K subunit is a nonenzymatic component which binds the dimeric form by interacting with the G and E subunits), yielding MDQAQLLTLAKLGAVAALGLAAVGSALGCGTAGMAAIGAWKKAYLKGKNALFTLLIFVGAPIAQTIYGMLLMMYILNKSQAAPANWAAYLGVGIFGGIGMMASAWYVGKSAADACNALGETGKGLVNYLMVLGVGETVALFVMVFSMMLVS